The Clostridium beijerinckii genomic sequence CTTAAGATCTGGTTTATCTACTATAACTCTACGATCAAAACGTCCAGGTCTTAATAGCGCTTTATCAAGGACTTCTGGTCTATTAGTGGCTGCAAGAATAACAACTCCCTTTGAAGAATCGAAGCCATCCATTTCAGCAAGTAACTGGTTTAAGGTCTGTTCTCTTTCATCATTTCCACTTATATTACCTTCTCTACTCTTACCTATTGCATCAATTTCATCAATAAAAATAATACATGGTGCTTGCTTTTCAGCTTGAGCAAACAAATCTCTTACTCTTGAAGCTCCAACACCTACAAACATCTCTACAAAACCTGACCCAGAAAGTGAGAAAAATGGTACCTTTGCTTCTCCTGCTACAGCTTTTGCAAGTAATGTCTTTCCTGTACCTGGAGGTCCTACTAAAAGTGCGCCTTTAGGAAGCTTAGCTCCTATCTTTGTATATCTTTCAGGTTTGTGAAGAAAATCAACTATCTCCTTAAGAGATTCTTTAGCTTCTTCCTGACCTGCTACATCTTTAAAAGATACTCCTGTAGTCTTTTCAACATATACCTTCGCATTACTTTTTCCGACGGACATAAATCCTCCTCCGCCGCCTCCAATTTTATTACTTAAAGACTTCATGAACCAATTACCTAACATATAGAATATAGCAAAAGGTATAATCCAAGAAAGTATAAAACCGATAATTGGAGACTGAGTATTTTTTACAGGGGTAGTAAACTTTACATCTGCATTATATAGTTTATCTACAAGTTGAGGATAATCTAAGTTGCCAGTATAATATAATTTTTTATTTACAACTGAAGCATCCTCATCACTTTTTGGTGTTATAACAAGCTTGTCACTATAGATCTCAACTGATTCTACTTGTTTATTATTTACCATTGTAAGAAATTCACTATAATCAATTTGTTTATGATTTGACTGAGAAATCAAATTTATAACTATGTTTATTACTAATGTAATTATAAGCGCTGCTATAATGTATTTCGGTAACTCCTTTTTATTGGGTAATCCATTTTTTTTAGGCGACTCTTTTCTATTTTGAAACATAAACTTTCCTCCTTTAATATTAGCAAATTACAACCTTAACCAAATAATCTGTATTGTATGGACTTTAACACGCTCCATGCATGATAATTTATTATTCTCTATCACTACTTCCCATGAATAAAAATATAAGGTGAAGCAAACTTGCAACAGCAGTTATTGCAGAAGCAACATAAGTCATAGCTGCTGCATTTAGCACTTTTTTTGCAGGAGCCATTTCATTAAAACTAAGTATTCCTTGGGATTCTAACTCTGATATTGCTCTTTTACTTGCATTAAATTCTACTGGTAAAGTTACAAAATAAAATGCTACCGCCCCAGTAAAAAACACTA encodes the following:
- the ftsH gene encoding ATP-dependent zinc metalloprotease FtsH, with protein sequence MFQNRKESPKKNGLPNKKELPKYIIAALIITLVINIVINLISQSNHKQIDYSEFLTMVNNKQVESVEIYSDKLVITPKSDEDASVVNKKLYYTGNLDYPQLVDKLYNADVKFTTPVKNTQSPIIGFILSWIIPFAIFYMLGNWFMKSLSNKIGGGGGGFMSVGKSNAKVYVEKTTGVSFKDVAGQEEAKESLKEIVDFLHKPERYTKIGAKLPKGALLVGPPGTGKTLLAKAVAGEAKVPFFSLSGSGFVEMFVGVGASRVRDLFAQAEKQAPCIIFIDEIDAIGKSREGNISGNDEREQTLNQLLAEMDGFDSSKGVVILAATNRPEVLDKALLRPGRFDRRVIVDKPDLKGRENILKVHSKNIIMDESVNLKEIALATAGAVGADLANMVNEAALRAVRMGRDTVRQDDLFEAVETVIAGKEKKDRVMTENEKSLVAFHEVGHALASALQKKTQPVHKITIVPRTMGALGYTMQMPEEEKYLMSKDELLEQIVVLLAGRAAEDLVFNEITTGASNDIERATSIARQMVTMYGMSEKFGMIGLESIQNRYLDGRPVRNCSDEISAEVDREVMNIINESYEKAKNLLKANMEALGKISSHLIFKETIMGDEFMKILNSIQIDEPVNV